The Actinomycetota bacterium genome segment GAGTCGATCGGAGAGACGCCTCAGCCGACGGACGAGGAGCTGCGTCTCATCCGCACAGAGCTCGATCCCGAAGGCGTGTACACGTCGTGAGCCACGTGTTCCCGCGCGTGCTGACGCGCGATCTGCCGCGTGCGGTGCGCGCCGAAGGCGTGTGGATCGAGGATGCCGACGGACGCCGCTACCTCGACGCGGCGGGCGGTGCCATCGTCGTGAGCGTCGGACACGGTGACGCCTCGCTCGTCGACGCCATGACCGAGCAAGCATCGCGAACCCAGTACGTCCACGGGACGGCGTTCACGACCGACGCTCTCGAGGACTACGCCGACGACGTCGCGTCGGTGTTGCCGCTCGACGACGCGCGTATCTACCCGGTCAGCGGCGGAAGCGAGGCGGTCGAGACGGCGCTCAAGCTCGCACGTTCGTACCACCTGGCACGCGGCGAGGACGAGCGGAAAGCGGTGATCGGTCGGCGTTCCTCGTACCACGGCAACACGATCGGAACGCTCGACGTCGGCGGCAAGCAGATCCTCCGCGCGCCGTACGCGCCGTGGCTGGGGCGGTTCCGGCATGTCGATCCCGTGTATGAGTACCGCTGCGCGAATCCCGACCACCCGACCGGGTGCGGCTCGTGGCACGCCGAGCAACTCGATCGGACGATCAACGAGATCGGGACGTCCAACGTCGCCGCGTTCATCGCGGAACCCGTGGCGGGCGCGACGCTCGCCGCCGCCGTTCCCACGGACGACTATTGGCCCGCCGTCGTCGAGGTGTGCCGCCGGCACGGCGTCCTGGTCATCGCCGACGAGGTGATGACCGGATTCGGTCGGACCGGCCGATGGTTCGGGGTCGACCACTGGGACGTTCGGCCGGACATCGTCGTCGCCGGCAAGGGCTCGACGAGCGGGTACTGGCCGTTCGGCTTCGCCGCGTGCACCGGAGACGTGTTCGAGGTCGTTCGCCGGAACGGCTTCATCCACGGGTTCACCTGGTCCCACAACGGAACCGGCGCGGCCGTGGCGCACGCAACGCTCCGCCGACTCCGGGACGACGGGCTGATCGAGGCGAGCGCGCGTCAGGGCGAACGGCTGCTCAAGGAGCTCACCTCGGCGCTCGACGACGAGGCGACCGTGGGAGACGTTCGGGGCGTCGGCCTGATGATCGGGATCGAGCTCGTCGCGGATCGCTCGTCCAGGGCGCCGTACCCGCGCTCACGCCAGACGACCGAACGCGTCCTCGTCGCGGCGAGGGAACGCGGGCTGCTGCTCTACTCGAGCGTTGGACACGTCGACGGTGACGGCGATCTGCTGATGCTCGGACCTCCGTTCACGATCACCGACGAGGAGAGCGGCCGCATCGTCGAGCACACCGCCGACGCAATCGCCGCCGTCGCCACGTCGGGGTGAGCGGCCGAGCGGGCCTCGTCGTCTGTCCCGAAGCCCGGATCTACGACCACGGTCCGGCTCATCCCCTCCGACCGCAGCGAGTGCTCTACACGTGGAGGCTCATCGAGGCGTGCGGCCTGCTCGCGCGCCCCGACGTCGTGAGCCTCGGGTGTCGCTCGGCGGACGACGCGGAGCTCGAACTCGTTCACACCGCCGAGTTCGTCGACGCGACGCGCCGAGCGGGGCACGACGAGGACGGCGACTGGCAACAGTTCGGCTACGGGCCGGGCGACAACCCGATCTTCCCGCAGATGCACGAGGCCGGTGCGCTCGTCGCGGGTGCGTCCATCGTCGCGGCGAGCGCGACCTTCGACGGCACCGTCGCTCACGCGTTCAACGCGGCAGGCGGCCTCCACCACGCGATGGCCTCGCGAGCCTCCGGGTTCTGCGTGTACGACGATCCCGCCGTTGCCATCGCGTGGCTCCTGCGCGAAGGCGTTGAACGCGTTGCCTACGTCGACGTCGACGTGCATCACGGCGACGGCCCGCAGGCGATCTTCTACGACGATCCTCGCGTCCTCACCATCTCGCTGCACGAGTCCGGCGCGTACTTGTTCCCCGGCACCGGCTTCGAGGACGAGCGAGGAGCCGGCGATGCCGTCGGGACGAAGGTGAACGTCCCGCTTCCACCCGGCGCAACGAACGAGGCGTGGCTCTCTGCGTTCCGGGTCATCGTGCCTCCAATCGTGCACGCGTTCGAGCCGTCGATGCTCGTGACCCAGCTCGGCTGCGATACGCACGCCGGCGACCCGCTCGCGCACTTGCGGTTGACGACGCGTGCGTACCGCGATACCGCCGCCGAGCTGCACGCGCTGGCGCACGAGGTGACGGGAGGACGGTGGCTCGCGACCGGCGGCGGCGGCTACCTGTGGGCCGACGTCGTTCCTCGCGCCTGGACGATCTACTTCGCCGAGATGTGTGGCGCCACGCTCCAGGACGCCCTGCCCGAGTCCTGGATCGAGACGGTGGAGCGCGAGGTCGGCCGCGAGATCCCGGTGACGTTCACCGACCCCACGATCGAAGGCGATCGCCTGGATCCGGAGACGGAGCGGGCGATCGAGCGCGTCCGACGCCTGGCGTTCCCCGCGTTCGGGCTCGCGCCGTAGTAACCCCGCTTCATCGACGGAACCGCCGAACGGCCACGCCCACGCCCCACCGATACAGCGGCGGCGTCAGCACGCGGAACGCCTGCAGCGCCGACGGCCACCTGGGAACGGAGATCTCCGGCGCAATGTCCTTCCGGACGACGTCGACGATCACACGCGCCACACGGTCGGCATCGACGAGCAACCATCGCGGCGTCTGACGTTGCGGGAATCCCTCGGTCTTCGAAAGCCAGGGGTTCACCGTCGTGACCAGGACCCCGCTCGGCGCGAGCTCGTAATGGAGCGCCTCGCTGAAGGCGACGACCGCGTGCTTGGTCGCGCCGTATACGGCCAGGCCCGGCGTTGCGATCCGGCCCGCGATCGAGGCGACGTTCACCACGTGCCCCCGTCCTTGTTCCAGCATCGTGGGCAGGAACGTTTTCGTCGTCAGCACGACGCCGAGGACGTTCGTCCGGATGAGCCGTTCGAGGAACTCCGCATCCTGGTGGTCGAACCGCCCCGTGCCGGCGATCCCGGCGTTGTTCACGAGCACGTCGCACCGGCCGAAGGCGTCCAGGACGCGATCACGCAACGAATCGATATCGGTTCGCTCGGTGACGTCGCACCGGACTGCGATAACGGTGGCCCCCGCTCGCTCGAGTCGCTCCGCGAGCTCGACAAGACGGTCCTCGCGCCGTGCGGCGACCGTCACCCGAGCGCCGGCGCGAGCGAACCGTGTCGCCGCGAGCACGCCGTACCCCGACGACGCTCCGGTGATGACGACTACGGCGTCGCGAAGCTCCATCGCCCCGGAAGCGTACGTTCACTTCCGTACCATGGATGTGAGATGGACGTCATCGAACGACACGCCGCGCGTCTGCCGCGGATCGACGACCGCTGGACGACGCGCGACGTCGACCATGACGAGCTCGTCGCCGGGTTGCTCGACGGCCGCATCGCGGGCGAGGAGATCAGTCATCCGCTCGACAATGTGCTCGGCAACATCCATCTCTTGATCGCCGGCGACCCCGACAAGCAGTTCGGCATGTCGGGCCTGGGGACGTTCTCGGAGTCCGAGGTGCTCGAGCTCGTGGCGACCGCGGCGGGGTTCGAACCGGAAAAGGGCGTTCGCAGCGGTCCCGTTCCCGTTGATCCGGTACGCGTTCTCGCCGCCTGCGAGGAGGTCGGCGACCGCCTCGCGCTCGCCGCCGAACGCCGCGAGCGGATGGTGCTGGCGACTGGGCATCCGGTCGGCCTCGCGCACCTCTACATGGCGATCGGCGGCGAGATGCGCTCCCGCGGTGTGGACGTGCTCCGTCCCGCCGACGGCCGTCTATGGCACGACCCCGACCGCGACCATCCGTGGCAGATCCGCTACCTCGACGGGGTCGCCGTGCTCACCGATCAGGCGAGCGCGCGGCACACGCACTCGCCCGACGCGATGAACCGCATCCTCGACGCCGAGATGCCGGACCTGGTCTTCGCGGACCATGGCCTCGCCGGCGCGGCGATCGAACGGGGCGTGGACACCCTCGCCATCGCCGACGTGAACGATCCGGCGCTCGTCGTGGCGCGGGCGCAGGGACGATGCGGGCCGGTGATCGTCATGGACGACAACGTCAGCCCCGAGTCGTACTGGCCCTGCTTCCAAGCAATCGTCTCCGGTCTGCCCTGACACTCGGGCGCGGCGGCCCGCTCAGTAGGATGTCCGAACCTTGAAGCGATCCGACCCAGAGGCGCGGCTCGAACGCGTGAACGTCATGACCGGACCGATGGACCACAAGACAACCTCATGCCAGCCCGCACCGGCCGGGGGGCAGCACAGCGAGCGAAGCGAGCGTTGTGCGAACCCCTGACCCGAGTTGGGAGCTGACGGCGTAGGCACACGGCAGGCACGCGTGCGAACGGGCCTCCGGGACCGACAACCCGGAGGCGGACGTGAACGAGTACGAAGCGCTCGTCGACGACGCGGTGCGCACCAAGCACACCGTCGTTCTCGTCGGAGGGCTCGACACCGGCAAGACTTCGCTGTCGCGCAACGTGCTCACGGCGGCAGTCGAGGCGGGCCGGCCGGCCGCGATGCTCGACGCCGACGTGGGTCAGAAGACCGTGGGCCCGCCCGCAACGGTCACACTGAAGATGGTTCGCTCGGCGGCGGACCTCGAACCCGGAAGCCTCGCGGTGGCCGACGAGATGTCGTTCGTCGGGTCGACGTCGGCACAGGGCCACCTGCTCCCCGTCGTCGCGGGGGTCGCCAGGCTCCATCGCCGCGCGAAGGACGAGGGCGCCGATCTGATTGTCGTCGACACGTCGGGGCTCGTGTCGGGCATCACCGGGCAGGTCCTCAAGTATCACAAGGTCGAGCTGCTCGAGCCGGACCTCGTCATCGGATTGCAGCGGGGCGAAGAGCTCTTGCCGCTCCTCGGCGTGATCCAGCGGTTCTTTCCCACGCAGGTCGTTCCCCTCGGCGTGCATCCGGACGTCGTTCCGACGACGGTCGACCGTCGCGCGGACAACCGTGAGCGCGCGATGCGGGCCTACTTCTCGGGCGAGCTGCATCGGTTCCGTGTCAAGCCGACGGTGTTCATGCCGGCGCTCCCTCCGCTGTTCGACGTACCGAAGTTGCACCGGATGCTCGTCGGGCTGTCGAACGGTGCGGGCGCGTACACAGGTCTCGGCTACCTCGAGTACACCGAGGACGAGGGAGTCCTGCGATTGATCTCGCCGGTGGCGGCCGGGCCGAAGGCGCTTAGACTGGGCTCCGTCCGGCTCGACGAGAACCTCCGCGCCAAGCGAGTCGACCTGCGGAGCCTGTTCGGGTCGGAGTAACCCCCCCAATGAGACAGGTATAAGACAGAGAGGAACGCGCGTGCCGTCGTTGATCAAGAAGCGCCGCAAGAAGATGCGGAAGAAGAAGCACAAGAAGCTGCTCAAGAAGACCCGCTGGCAGCGGCGGCAACAGGGCCGCTAGCTCGAAGAACGTTCGTGCGGGGTCCGCACACCGCCGGCCGGGCAATCCCCGCATCCCAGGCGACGCGCATCGGCGGTCACGTCTCGTCGAGCCGTCTCGTCCGTCGGATGGCCATCGCCGTCGTCGCGGTCGTCGTCGTT includes the following:
- a CDS encoding aminotransferase class III-fold pyridoxal phosphate-dependent enzyme; the protein is MSHVFPRVLTRDLPRAVRAEGVWIEDADGRRYLDAAGGAIVVSVGHGDASLVDAMTEQASRTQYVHGTAFTTDALEDYADDVASVLPLDDARIYPVSGGSEAVETALKLARSYHLARGEDERKAVIGRRSSYHGNTIGTLDVGGKQILRAPYAPWLGRFRHVDPVYEYRCANPDHPTGCGSWHAEQLDRTINEIGTSNVAAFIAEPVAGATLAAAVPTDDYWPAVVEVCRRHGVLVIADEVMTGFGRTGRWFGVDHWDVRPDIVVAGKGSTSGYWPFGFAACTGDVFEVVRRNGFIHGFTWSHNGTGAAVAHATLRRLRDDGLIEASARQGERLLKELTSALDDEATVGDVRGVGLMIGIELVADRSSRAPYPRSRQTTERVLVAARERGLLLYSSVGHVDGDGDLLMLGPPFTITDEESGRIVEHTADAIAAVATSG
- a CDS encoding acetoin utilization protein AcuC, translated to MSGRAGLVVCPEARIYDHGPAHPLRPQRVLYTWRLIEACGLLARPDVVSLGCRSADDAELELVHTAEFVDATRRAGHDEDGDWQQFGYGPGDNPIFPQMHEAGALVAGASIVAASATFDGTVAHAFNAAGGLHHAMASRASGFCVYDDPAVAIAWLLREGVERVAYVDVDVHHGDGPQAIFYDDPRVLTISLHESGAYLFPGTGFEDERGAGDAVGTKVNVPLPPGATNEAWLSAFRVIVPPIVHAFEPSMLVTQLGCDTHAGDPLAHLRLTTRAYRDTAAELHALAHEVTGGRWLATGGGGYLWADVVPRAWTIYFAEMCGATLQDALPESWIETVEREVGREIPVTFTDPTIEGDRLDPETERAIERVRRLAFPAFGLAP
- a CDS encoding SDR family NAD(P)-dependent oxidoreductase, which codes for MELRDAVVVITGASSGYGVLAATRFARAGARVTVAARREDRLVELAERLERAGATVIAVRCDVTERTDIDSLRDRVLDAFGRCDVLVNNAGIAGTGRFDHQDAEFLERLIRTNVLGVVLTTKTFLPTMLEQGRGHVVNVASIAGRIATPGLAVYGATKHAVVAFSEALHYELAPSGVLVTTVNPWLSKTEGFPQRQTPRWLLVDADRVARVIVDVVRKDIAPEISVPRWPSALQAFRVLTPPLYRWGVGVAVRRFRR
- a CDS encoding phosphatase, yielding MDVIERHAARLPRIDDRWTTRDVDHDELVAGLLDGRIAGEEISHPLDNVLGNIHLLIAGDPDKQFGMSGLGTFSESEVLELVATAAGFEPEKGVRSGPVPVDPVRVLAACEEVGDRLALAAERRERMVLATGHPVGLAHLYMAIGGEMRSRGVDVLRPADGRLWHDPDRDHPWQIRYLDGVAVLTDQASARHTHSPDAMNRILDAEMPDLVFADHGLAGAAIERGVDTLAIADVNDPALVVARAQGRCGPVIVMDDNVSPESYWPCFQAIVSGLP
- a CDS encoding Clp1/GlmU family protein, producing the protein MNEYEALVDDAVRTKHTVVLVGGLDTGKTSLSRNVLTAAVEAGRPAAMLDADVGQKTVGPPATVTLKMVRSAADLEPGSLAVADEMSFVGSTSAQGHLLPVVAGVARLHRRAKDEGADLIVVDTSGLVSGITGQVLKYHKVELLEPDLVIGLQRGEELLPLLGVIQRFFPTQVVPLGVHPDVVPTTVDRRADNRERAMRAYFSGELHRFRVKPTVFMPALPPLFDVPKLHRMLVGLSNGAGAYTGLGYLEYTEDEGVLRLISPVAAGPKALRLGSVRLDENLRAKRVDLRSLFGSE
- a CDS encoding AURKAIP1/COX24 domain-containing protein, producing MPSLIKKRRKKMRKKKHKKLLKKTRWQRRQQGR